A portion of the Deinococcus sp. LM3 genome contains these proteins:
- a CDS encoding Tn3 family transposase, translating into MKHDWSPEELAGQFTLTHPERAFLGFKGEAASLSLAALLKTFQLQGEFLDHPQGVPGVVVDFLAQQLAVSPACWAEVDWSTRTARRYRDEVAHFCGFRAFRGLDETALIAHLMPLIADLNSDSETLKQQGREFLRGERLVPPTAERLGRCLRAAVNRQEARWLQGIQARLKPQSCQSLDALISTDAAADDLQPLLVIRSTLAALKDTAGRVKVDTVLEELAKLDELRALGLTSEVFTGVPPRVVGQYRRRAASEPPRELRRHPAPLRHVLLAALCWQRQTEVTDDLVELLIRVAHHIGTHAESKVEAELLRQLRRVRGKSALLFKLAKAARAQPEGAVREVIYPVVPEPVLDDLIREMEAEGNYDRQVRLVTRNSYGHHYRRAISLLLDALTFRCNNDRHRPIMRALELLAKYRDRRTLTFPLNEDVPLGGVVKDDWQALVLDDVEGRKVNRVTYEMCVLTTLRDKIRCKEVWVEGAGRFRNPDEDLPGDFEQKRAEYYSALAQPGEAQTFTRQLRTHMETALDALNTDLPTNARVKLVTSKKGKGRLSISPLAALPEPQNITRLAAALVQRWPMTNLLDVLKETELRTGFTTAFHSVAAREVLSREVVQRRLLLCLHGIGTNAGLKRMCSGGGEDSFADLQYIRRRYVHKEHLRAAISRVCNAIFQARDATLWGEATTACASDSKKFGAWDQNLMTEWHARYGGPGVMVYWHVEQHSVCIYSQLKSCSSSEVAAMIEGVLRHDTEMAVDKNYVDTHGQSEVGFAFCQLLGFQLLPRLKNIKHQKLYRPNKGEPEKYVHLQAILTRPIQWELIEQQYDEMIKLATALRLGTADAESILRRFTRQNVQHPTYRALAELGKAVKTAFLCDYLRQESLRREIHEGLQVIESWNSANDFILYGKGGEFTSNRIEEQEIQMLGLHLLQVSLVYVNTLMMQQVLSEPEWQGQLTGADLRALTPLKWQHINPYGTFTLNMHERLPLRV; encoded by the coding sequence GTGAAACACGACTGGTCCCCCGAAGAGCTGGCTGGGCAGTTCACCCTGACCCATCCAGAACGGGCGTTCCTGGGCTTCAAGGGCGAGGCGGCCTCGCTAAGTCTGGCTGCGCTGCTCAAGACCTTTCAGCTCCAGGGCGAGTTTCTGGACCATCCCCAAGGGGTGCCCGGTGTGGTCGTCGATTTCCTGGCCCAGCAGCTTGCGGTCTCCCCGGCATGCTGGGCGGAGGTGGACTGGTCCACCCGAACCGCTCGGCGTTACCGCGATGAGGTGGCACACTTCTGTGGCTTCCGGGCCTTTCGGGGGCTGGATGAAACCGCGTTGATCGCCCATCTCATGCCTCTGATCGCCGATCTCAATTCAGACTCGGAAACCTTGAAACAGCAGGGACGAGAGTTTTTGCGGGGAGAGCGCCTCGTTCCGCCCACGGCGGAACGCCTGGGACGTTGCCTGCGCGCTGCCGTGAACAGGCAGGAAGCCCGCTGGTTGCAAGGCATTCAGGCTCGCCTCAAGCCCCAGTCCTGTCAGTCCTTGGACGCTTTGATCAGCACTGACGCGGCGGCAGATGACCTGCAACCCCTTCTGGTCATCCGCTCCACGCTGGCCGCGCTCAAGGACACCGCCGGGCGGGTCAAGGTGGACACCGTCCTCGAAGAACTCGCCAAGCTCGACGAATTGCGCGCCCTGGGGCTGACTTCCGAGGTTTTCACTGGCGTTCCGCCCAGAGTCGTCGGGCAGTACCGTCGCCGGGCGGCCAGCGAACCGCCCCGCGAATTGCGACGCCATCCCGCCCCCTTGCGCCATGTCCTGCTGGCCGCGCTGTGCTGGCAACGCCAGACCGAAGTCACCGATGACCTGGTGGAACTGCTCATCCGGGTGGCCCACCACATCGGCACCCACGCCGAGAGCAAGGTGGAGGCGGAGTTGCTGCGGCAACTCCGGCGGGTCAGGGGCAAGAGTGCGCTGCTGTTCAAGCTGGCGAAGGCCGCCCGCGCTCAGCCGGAAGGAGCAGTACGGGAAGTGATCTATCCGGTGGTGCCGGAGCCGGTTCTCGATGACCTGATCCGCGAGATGGAGGCCGAGGGCAACTATGACCGCCAGGTGCGCCTGGTTACGCGCAATTCCTACGGCCACCATTATCGCCGGGCCATCTCGTTGCTGCTGGACGCCCTGACCTTCCGCTGCAATAACGACCGCCACCGGCCCATCATGCGGGCGCTGGAGCTGCTGGCGAAATACCGGGACCGCCGGACCTTGACCTTTCCCCTGAACGAGGACGTGCCGCTGGGTGGTGTCGTCAAGGACGACTGGCAGGCCCTGGTCCTCGATGACGTCGAGGGGCGCAAGGTCAACCGCGTCACCTACGAGATGTGCGTCCTGACCACGCTGCGTGACAAGATCCGCTGCAAGGAGGTCTGGGTCGAGGGAGCCGGGCGTTTCCGCAATCCCGATGAGGACCTTCCCGGCGACTTCGAGCAGAAACGGGCCGAGTACTACTCGGCCCTGGCCCAACCGGGTGAAGCTCAGACGTTTACCCGTCAGCTTCGCACCCACATGGAAACCGCGCTGGACGCACTGAACACCGATCTTCCCACCAACGCCAGAGTCAAGCTGGTCACGTCGAAGAAGGGGAAGGGGCGGCTGTCAATCTCGCCGCTGGCCGCCCTCCCCGAACCGCAGAACATCACCCGGCTGGCCGCGGCGCTGGTACAGCGCTGGCCGATGACCAACCTGCTGGATGTCCTGAAAGAAACGGAACTGCGGACCGGGTTCACCACCGCCTTCCATTCGGTGGCAGCCCGTGAGGTGCTGAGCCGTGAGGTGGTGCAGCGCCGATTGCTGCTGTGTCTGCACGGCATCGGCACCAACGCGGGCCTGAAGCGGATGTGCAGTGGGGGCGGGGAGGACAGCTTCGCTGACCTCCAGTACATCCGTCGTCGCTACGTCCACAAGGAACACCTCCGGGCAGCGATCAGCCGCGTGTGCAACGCCATCTTTCAGGCTAGGGACGCCACGCTGTGGGGCGAGGCCACCACCGCCTGCGCCTCGGACAGCAAGAAGTTCGGGGCCTGGGACCAGAACCTGATGACCGAGTGGCACGCCCGCTACGGCGGTCCCGGCGTGATGGTGTACTGGCACGTCGAGCAGCATTCGGTGTGCATTTACAGCCAGCTCAAAAGCTGTTCCAGCAGCGAGGTGGCCGCCATGATCGAGGGCGTGCTTCGGCACGACACCGAGATGGCGGTGGACAAGAATTACGTAGACACCCACGGCCAGAGCGAGGTGGGCTTCGCATTCTGTCAGCTACTCGGCTTTCAGCTTCTGCCGCGTCTGAAGAACATCAAGCACCAGAAGCTGTACCGCCCCAATAAGGGCGAGCCAGAAAAATACGTCCACCTGCAAGCGATCCTGACCCGCCCGATCCAGTGGGAGCTGATCGAGCAGCAATACGATGAGATGATCAAGCTCGCCACCGCCCTGCGGCTGGGGACGGCGGACGCCGAGAGCATCCTGCGGCGCTTTACCCGCCAGAACGTGCAGCACCCGACGTACCGGGCGCTGGCTGAGTTGGGGAAAGCGGTGAAAACCGCTTTCCTGTGCGACTATCTGCGCCAAGAGAGCCTGCGCCGCGAGATCCACGAGGGCTTGCAGGTGATCGAGTCGTGGAACAGCGCCAACGACTTCATCCTGTACGGCAAGGGTGGCGAGTTCACCAGCAACCGCATCGAGGAGCAGGAAATCCAGATGCTGGGCCTGCACCTGCTCCAGGTCAGCCTGGTCTACGTCAATACGCTGATGATGCAGCAGGTGCTGTCAGAGCCGGAGTGGCAGGGGCAGTTGACCGGGGCGGACCTGCGGGCCTTGACCCCACTGAAGTGGCAGCACATCAATCCCTACGGCACCTTCACGCTGAATATGCATGAGCGGCTGCCACTCAGGGTCTAG
- a CDS encoding thioredoxin fold domain-containing protein, translating into MRAIALICLFVCLLVSSAQAFTGITRGDLHGSSFKQDMSTSAVQPTIYLFVRPDCSSCALQISHLAVIQKQLGGIRVSLIVPDEAVARRTLLAGSSITAEVQEDRDAKIAVQYGLKSIPAIVFVDSGSVIRGFYEGLLSLEELEKLASEFSQGDLKTVLYAKGAPGARATPIEGVAWIDSRYTLLVFHQFDCEFCRQELPKVIQLSYDKPSLRMFVIAPSNISETQSQFKSAGAKNNIDILSDELSNRKIYNEYNVKATPTFILINELGEITWRLTGSGTGNTSLQKIPIR; encoded by the coding sequence ATGCGTGCCATTGCGCTCATTTGTCTCTTCGTCTGCCTGCTTGTCTCATCAGCACAGGCTTTCACTGGCATAACGAGAGGTGATCTACATGGCTCATCCTTTAAACAGGACATGAGTACTTCGGCTGTCCAGCCGACCATCTATCTATTTGTCAGACCGGACTGCTCATCCTGTGCATTACAAATCTCGCATTTGGCCGTAATACAGAAGCAACTTGGCGGCATCCGAGTTTCGCTCATCGTTCCAGATGAAGCGGTCGCTCGAAGAACTCTGCTGGCTGGCAGCTCTATAACTGCGGAAGTACAAGAGGACAGGGACGCCAAAATCGCCGTCCAGTACGGCTTAAAATCCATCCCTGCAATCGTATTTGTCGACTCAGGGAGTGTCATTCGGGGATTCTACGAAGGTCTACTGTCATTAGAGGAATTGGAGAAGTTGGCAAGTGAATTTTCTCAAGGTGATTTGAAAACTGTGTTGTACGCCAAAGGTGCCCCCGGCGCCAGAGCTACGCCAATAGAAGGTGTGGCTTGGATTGACTCCAGGTATACATTGCTGGTCTTCCATCAATTTGATTGTGAATTTTGCAGGCAAGAATTGCCTAAAGTCATCCAGTTAAGCTATGACAAGCCAAGTCTGCGGATGTTTGTGATCGCTCCAAGTAATATAAGCGAAACGCAATCTCAATTTAAGAGTGCTGGCGCAAAAAACAACATAGATATTTTATCTGATGAGTTAAGTAATCGAAAAATATATAATGAGTATAACGTCAAAGCAACGCCGACATTCATACTCATCAATGAACTTGGGGAGATCACATGGAGACTTACTGGATCAGGCACAGGCAACACATCTTTGCAGAAGATACCCATTAGGTGA
- a CDS encoding ParA family protein: MYKIAIANDKGGVGKTTTAVMLATLLAERGPTLLIDADEKTASAMEWAQAGPGLSCDVVPMEAFENLALDPYSYLVFDTKAGEEAGDLLALSRAVDLLIVPTKPDALSLRALPKTLAPLMEQGVSNYRVLITDVPPAPSTDGHEARVALMDLNVPVFSRDIRRASAFNKAALAGTRVRDVKGDQRAKLAHMDYDLVLKEILKSVTPR, encoded by the coding sequence ATGTACAAAATTGCCATTGCCAACGACAAGGGCGGCGTCGGGAAAACCACGACCGCCGTCATGCTGGCCACGCTACTGGCCGAGCGCGGCCCGACCCTCCTGATTGACGCGGACGAGAAGACCGCGAGTGCCATGGAGTGGGCCCAGGCCGGACCCGGTCTGTCCTGCGACGTGGTGCCCATGGAGGCCTTCGAGAATCTGGCCCTCGACCCGTACAGCTACCTGGTGTTCGACACCAAAGCCGGTGAGGAAGCGGGCGACCTGCTGGCCCTGTCCCGGGCAGTCGATCTGCTGATCGTACCGACCAAACCCGACGCGCTGAGCCTGCGTGCCCTACCGAAGACCCTGGCGCCCCTGATGGAGCAGGGCGTGTCCAACTACCGGGTCCTTATCACCGATGTGCCCCCCGCCCCGAGCACGGACGGGCACGAGGCGCGGGTGGCCCTGATGGACCTGAACGTCCCGGTCTTCAGCCGTGACATCCGGCGGGCCAGTGCCTTCAACAAGGCCGCCCTGGCCGGCACGCGGGTGCGGGACGTCAAGGGAGATCAGCGGGCCAAGCTCGCCCACATGGATTACGACCTGGTGCTCAAGGAGATCCTGAAGTCAGTAACCCCGCGCTAA
- a CDS encoding competence protein CoiA family protein, translating to MAMKLAVPFAVDEQQRLIRPADAQRHHVYWCLQCGHRVHFKPGKVRTAHFFHAHGSQCSGESVLHLAAKRALVEVLPGLTEVGLLLPCRHFDCREAELVVYPLPTFDQVQAEETLGEYRLDVALLQAGKVVLAIEVYHTHRIGEAKGRDLPVPWIEVPARAVLENMQVFQPLVEETVTKADLKRVKPATPSLQWSAVQVFDLFTRWQDLLFQGRRSQQTVLPDPLCQTCEQTW from the coding sequence ATGGCCATGAAGCTCGCCGTTCCGTTCGCCGTCGATGAGCAGCAGCGTCTGATTCGACCGGCTGACGCGCAGCGCCACCACGTGTACTGGTGCCTGCAGTGTGGCCACCGGGTGCACTTCAAGCCGGGTAAGGTCCGGACCGCTCACTTCTTCCACGCGCATGGGAGCCAGTGCTCCGGCGAGAGCGTCCTGCATCTGGCGGCCAAGCGCGCCTTGGTCGAGGTCCTGCCGGGCCTGACGGAAGTGGGCCTGCTGCTGCCCTGCCGCCACTTCGATTGTCGTGAGGCAGAACTGGTGGTGTATCCGCTCCCCACCTTCGATCAGGTGCAGGCGGAAGAGACCCTGGGAGAGTACCGGTTGGACGTGGCCCTCCTGCAAGCGGGGAAGGTGGTTCTGGCCATTGAGGTGTACCACACGCACCGGATCGGCGAGGCCAAGGGCCGGGACCTGCCGGTGCCCTGGATTGAGGTGCCAGCCCGCGCGGTGCTGGAGAACATGCAGGTGTTCCAGCCGCTGGTCGAGGAGACCGTCACGAAAGCGGATCTGAAACGGGTCAAACCTGCAACGCCGTCTCTGCAGTGGAGTGCGGTTCAGGTCTTCGATCTGTTCACCCGCTGGCAGGACCTGCTGTTTCAGGGTCGCCGCTCACAGCAGACGGTGCTACCGGACCCGCTGTGTCAGACCTGTGAACAGACATGGTAG
- a CDS encoding RNA-guided endonuclease TnpB family protein, with protein MRVTISAKLKLRHSPEQKAMLDAVSLAYRDALNFASEKAFEMDKTSSAPKLHKETYAVLRERFGLGAQLACTVERQVAANYKTQWTKLKQNIQARERGFTKRRYKGLDAAPRFVSRTLEYQYQRDYSWKKDGRVSISTLAGRIVLEFDGYTKHLEYIAQGCETGAAKLSYQKSKKQYFLIVALNLDLPDPRPTDHKNVVGVDVGQRYHFVATDKDGQSLFEKGAAVRQRKDQFARTRKSLQRKGTRSATRRLVAISSRERRFVADRNHLLSKMLLTRFPGSIFGLEDLTNIHDRTEGRRNPKASKKAKRAKRRRSQWSFAELQSSLAYKAPLHGSLAVRVEAHYTSQACYKCGHTSKGNRPGAGLEFVCKVCGHRGHADRVASVNIGLRTMLVRQDWMSTGALSVRPDVSDVEVKAARLSRYAELRWNPDTSLAL; from the coding sequence ATGAGGGTCACGATCAGCGCCAAGCTGAAACTGCGCCACTCGCCGGAACAGAAGGCGATGCTGGACGCGGTATCTCTGGCCTACCGTGACGCTCTGAACTTCGCCTCCGAGAAGGCGTTCGAGATGGACAAGACCAGCAGCGCCCCCAAGCTCCACAAAGAGACGTACGCAGTGTTGCGGGAGCGTTTCGGGCTGGGGGCGCAACTCGCCTGCACGGTGGAACGGCAGGTCGCGGCCAACTACAAGACCCAGTGGACGAAGCTCAAGCAGAACATTCAGGCCCGAGAACGCGGTTTCACGAAGCGCCGATACAAGGGTCTGGACGCTGCGCCCAGGTTCGTCTCCCGCACGCTGGAGTACCAGTACCAGCGCGACTACTCGTGGAAGAAGGATGGCCGAGTCAGCATCTCCACGCTGGCGGGCCGTATCGTTCTGGAGTTCGACGGCTACACCAAGCACTTGGAGTACATCGCGCAGGGCTGCGAGACGGGGGCAGCCAAGCTCTCCTACCAGAAGTCCAAGAAGCAATACTTCCTGATCGTCGCCCTGAACCTTGATCTCCCCGACCCCCGACCGACCGATCACAAGAACGTGGTGGGTGTGGATGTCGGCCAGCGGTATCACTTCGTCGCCACCGATAAGGACGGGCAAAGCCTGTTCGAGAAGGGGGCGGCAGTCCGCCAGCGAAAAGACCAGTTCGCTCGTACAAGAAAGTCCCTCCAGCGCAAAGGCACCCGTTCTGCCACGCGGCGACTTGTCGCCATCAGCAGTCGGGAAAGACGGTTCGTCGCTGATCGCAACCACCTTCTGAGTAAGATGCTGTTGACCCGCTTTCCAGGCTCGATCTTCGGTCTGGAAGACCTCACGAACATCCACGACCGTACCGAGGGACGCAGGAACCCGAAGGCCAGCAAGAAGGCCAAGCGGGCCAAGCGTCGCCGTTCTCAGTGGTCGTTCGCGGAACTCCAGTCTTCGCTGGCGTACAAGGCTCCACTGCACGGTTCTCTTGCCGTGCGGGTGGAGGCCCACTACACCAGTCAAGCGTGCTACAAGTGCGGCCACACCTCGAAGGGGAACCGCCCTGGGGCTGGACTGGAGTTCGTGTGTAAGGTGTGTGGTCATCGGGGTCACGCGGATCGGGTGGCGAGTGTGAATATCGGCCTACGAACGATGCTCGTCCGGCAGGACTGGATGAGTACGGGTGCGTTGTCAGTGCGCCCTGATGTGTCGGATGTTGAAGTCAAAGCCGCTCGCCTTTCGAGATACGCGGAATTGCGATGGAATCCAGACACAAGCCTCGCTCTTTAG
- a CDS encoding IS4 family transposase, which translates to MKTLGNRPPHDTLQTALRSAFPVDARRLVVFTALILAVIQARTVVLYSLKTHVALPGSLTTRYQRLCRFVQFPFPEALFPRFALSFLPPGPVDLILDRTNWKLGQQDVNILLLSAVWNGFSLPLMWTLLPHGGASRSCVREALVERFLKLCPDREIRCLLADREFIGQHWFRFLDQHGIAPCIRLPARATIGAYCMPVWAVFKNLQVGEVRVWHRQTRIYGVNLRVAATQNAAGEMLYLAYRGHALPNMRRYALRWQTENLHAALKTRGFNLEDTGLTRAERVSSLLTVVSVAFIWACVTGEVVARRTATKVKKHGHRAVSVFRLGLDHLQDLLLHPSGASWRALSTLMPRFEG; encoded by the coding sequence ATGAAAACCCTTGGGAACCGACCACCTCACGATACCTTGCAGACCGCCTTGCGGTCTGCTTTCCCTGTGGACGCCCGCCGCCTCGTCGTCTTCACGGCACTGATCCTGGCGGTCATTCAGGCGCGCACCGTCGTCCTGTACAGCTTGAAGACACACGTCGCTCTCCCAGGCTCGTTGACGACTCGGTATCAGCGGCTCTGCCGGTTCGTCCAGTTCCCGTTTCCTGAGGCGCTGTTCCCCCGATTCGCCTTGTCCTTTCTCCCGCCCGGCCCAGTCGACCTCATTCTCGACCGCACCAACTGGAAACTTGGACAGCAGGACGTCAATATTCTCCTGCTCTCTGCCGTGTGGAACGGGTTCAGTTTGCCGCTGATGTGGACACTGCTCCCGCACGGGGGGGCCAGTCGTTCCTGTGTCCGGGAAGCGCTCGTGGAGCGCTTCCTGAAGCTCTGCCCAGATCGGGAGATCCGGTGCCTGCTCGCGGATCGTGAATTCATTGGGCAGCACTGGTTTCGATTCCTCGACCAGCACGGGATTGCGCCCTGCATTCGTCTCCCAGCTCGCGCTACGATCGGCGCGTACTGCATGCCGGTCTGGGCAGTCTTCAAGAACCTTCAGGTGGGTGAAGTCAGGGTCTGGCATCGCCAGACCCGCATCTACGGTGTGAATCTGCGGGTGGCGGCCACGCAAAACGCAGCCGGTGAAATGCTGTACCTGGCGTATCGGGGCCACGCCCTGCCGAACATGCGCCGGTATGCCCTGCGCTGGCAAACAGAGAATCTGCACGCCGCGTTGAAAACCAGAGGGTTCAACCTGGAAGATACGGGTCTGACACGCGCCGAACGAGTGTCTTCGCTCCTGACGGTCGTCAGCGTCGCCTTCATCTGGGCGTGCGTGACGGGCGAGGTCGTAGCACGTCGAACGGCGACCAAAGTAAAGAAACACGGACACCGTGCGGTGTCCGTGTTTCGACTCGGGCTTGATCATCTCCAAGATCTTCTGCTGCATCCGTCCGGCGCATCCTGGCGCGCCTTGAGCACACTCATGCCCCGTTTTGAGGGGTAG
- a CDS encoding HNH endonuclease signature motif containing protein, with translation MSYPQIYNRETKRMEYLHRVVAAQQLGRPLEPGEVVHHLNGDKKDARPENLLVLQADEHIWVEWLLRRWRQGQPFLLQDAIPENLKTCFPA, from the coding sequence GTGTCCTATCCTCAGATCTACAACCGGGAAACGAAACGGATGGAGTATCTGCACCGAGTCGTCGCGGCGCAGCAGCTTGGGCGCCCGCTGGAGCCCGGCGAAGTGGTGCACCACCTCAATGGCGACAAGAAAGACGCCCGGCCAGAGAACCTGCTGGTCCTGCAGGCCGATGAGCACATCTGGGTGGAATGGCTGCTCCGGCGCTGGCGTCAGGGCCAGCCCTTTCTCCTACAGGATGCTATTCCCGAAAACCTGAAAACCTGTTTTCCTGCATGA